One Clostridium estertheticum DNA segment encodes these proteins:
- a CDS encoding spore coat protein, which yields MKITLTQKERMLLEDQKSHEELCIEKYTNYEKQAKDNQLKQICKANGQVERTHLDSINQLLSGNIPEMNQQQNQTQNSTQNVNNNTEVSGVNLSDKDICTDLLMTEKYVSGSYDTTIFEFRDTGARDVLNHIQKEEQKHGEAIFKYMESKGLYNVQ from the coding sequence ATGAAAATAACTTTAACTCAAAAGGAAAGAATGTTACTAGAAGATCAAAAAAGTCACGAAGAACTCTGTATAGAAAAGTACACTAATTATGAGAAACAAGCTAAAGATAATCAATTAAAACAAATATGTAAAGCTAATGGGCAAGTAGAAAGAACTCACCTAGACAGTATTAACCAATTATTAAGTGGTAATATACCTGAAATGAATCAGCAACAGAATCAAACTCAAAATTCAACGCAAAATGTAAATAATAATACTGAAGTTAGTGGAGTTAATTTATCTGATAAGGATATTTGTACAGATTTACTAATGACAGAAAAATATGTTTCAGGTAGTTATGATACTACGATTTTTGAATTTAGAGATACTGGAGCTAGAGATGTACTCAATCACATACAAAAGGAAGAACAGAAACACGGAGAAGCTATATTTAAATATATGGAAAGTAAAGGATTGTATAACGTTCAATAA
- a CDS encoding HD-GYP domain-containing protein, protein MKKQLLVNLGNLLLSLSEVTDLANPLIAQHQHRTAYIALELARFANLEPEITENIFTAALLHDIGAITVEDKIAVHNFQKINENIHTIRGELLLEQIPWLRKISKIVRNHHKNWNDWEEDIENTVVFSSQIVLLSDYVERLIDKNKYILHQSKDIVEIIKRLSDTVVNKKIVAYFVDLSKREEFWLDLTSPRLYSLLLNNGQFKNIQIGMEDVSLISNLYRDLIDFKSRFTATHTSGVSECAVRLSELFGLAELDVKSMMIAGNFHDIGKLVIPNSILEKPGKLTVDECAIMRCHTYHTFNTLDSIGGLQRIAEWAAYHHEKLDGSGYPFHLNNEEIGTGSRIMTVADIFTAISEDRPYRKGMDKDEIYKILKRQTDEKLLDKRIVELLFDKYDDINTQVKVKQSKALDFYEKRFLTIVDVSKGKDF, encoded by the coding sequence ATGAAAAAACAATTGTTGGTAAACTTAGGTAATTTGCTATTATCTTTATCAGAAGTAACAGATTTAGCAAATCCTTTGATTGCGCAGCATCAGCATAGAACGGCATATATTGCGCTTGAATTAGCAAGGTTCGCAAATTTGGAGCCTGAAATTACTGAAAACATTTTTACAGCGGCATTATTACATGATATTGGCGCAATAACAGTGGAAGATAAAATAGCTGTTCATAATTTTCAAAAAATAAATGAAAATATTCATACCATAAGGGGAGAATTATTATTAGAACAAATACCATGGTTAAGAAAAATTTCAAAAATAGTAAGAAATCATCATAAAAATTGGAATGATTGGGAAGAAGACATAGAAAATACAGTAGTATTTTCCTCTCAAATCGTCTTGTTATCTGATTATGTGGAGAGATTAATAGATAAAAATAAATATATACTACATCAAAGTAAGGATATAGTAGAAATAATAAAAAGATTATCAGATACAGTTGTCAATAAAAAGATAGTAGCCTACTTTGTTGATTTATCCAAAAGAGAAGAATTTTGGTTAGATTTAACATCTCCGCGATTATATTCACTTCTACTAAACAATGGGCAATTTAAAAACATACAAATAGGAATGGAAGATGTATCATTAATATCGAATTTATATCGAGATTTAATAGATTTTAAGTCGAGATTTACTGCTACTCATACATCTGGTGTATCTGAATGTGCAGTAAGGTTATCTGAATTATTTGGACTTGCAGAGTTAGATGTAAAGTCAATGATGATAGCAGGAAATTTTCATGATATAGGTAAATTGGTAATACCAAACAGTATTCTTGAGAAGCCTGGCAAATTAACTGTGGATGAGTGTGCAATAATGAGATGCCATACATATCACACATTCAATACCTTAGATTCAATTGGTGGATTGCAGCGAATAGCTGAGTGGGCTGCCTATCATCATGAAAAACTAGATGGAAGTGGTTACCCATTTCATCTTAATAATGAGGAAATTGGAACTGGTTCTAGAATAATGACTGTTGCAGATATATTTACAGCAATATCCGAAGATAGACCTTATAGAAAAGGAATGGATAAAGATGAAATTTATAAGATTTTAAAAAGACAAACAGATGAAAAACTACTGGATAAACGAATTGTTGAGTTGCTATTTGACAAATATGATGATATAAATACACAGGTAAAAGTAAAACAATCAAAAGCATTAGATTTTTATGAAAAGCGATTTTTAACTATAGTTGATGTGAGTAAAGGTAAAGATTTTTAG
- a CDS encoding 5'-nucleotidase C-terminal domain-containing protein produces MTVTLFSSTLTMTAKAATGDKVFDIIEITDFHGTLLSSDALPLPVGSVLAKNLKDAKATNPDKTIIIGGGDLYQGSPISNVLRGVPVQKALSNIGMEVTALGNHEFDWQLDTIVNTTMKDAKYSIVAANLYNKNVDGTKGTRKFSPYKIIVKDGVKIAFIGAITAEAKDIIMPAYTDNYIFTDSATEINACAAEIKAAKTADVIVAIVHAGNIYDASYKDTGKGEIYDITNKLTNVNAVFGGHSHSIVTATGANGLPIYIANSAGKGYIDAKMTVQADGKVSFAPPASADYKAIDTTAVNGYKIGNPNSKPTDAGYVAGTPAQDPEVKAIVDAALTETGSTFSEVIGTAANDLTRTQVGSPYGESILGNWSSDVVRSSAKADIGIQNNGGLRTDIKAGPITVGSIFYFMPFDNEINTVLVTKAQLKVILEQAVKDGGKGIQISGIKFTYGSSAATGSRVFNITREDGTAISDTETLKLAGPDFILTGGDGFAGFTDVNVSKTMVKTGVLVRDALLANVRANNGIKYVLNKRLENSVKTISVIATSDLHGSILNYDYGTSKAPSTGQGLAKISTYVTGVRAANPNVMLVDNGDTIQGNPLVYYYNMLDTKTEYPMMKVMGAMKYDTWTLGNHEFNYGLTTLNRIISDANKNNINVLSANIYKGSTNYVKPYIVKSFTMNGKTMKVAILGLTTKNVPGWENPSNYAGLKFNDLVDEAKHWVPIIKAEGADYVIVTAHSGLESAADTTEENQINAIATKVSGIDAIVAGHVHNVVNKTLVNPDGKNVIVTEPGKFGQNISQIDMNFDAAGKMTLRTSAVSMNSIVEDPAIVAIAKPYQDKTLEYTNTVIGKSTAIFEGAKQLTEPSSIMELVNKVQMKYAGTQLSIAAPLSLTAQVPQGDVKRQDIMGVYVYENFLYGVKMTGKQVKDWMEYTQRYYKQITNPKDPIVKDATLNIADYNLDQLYGATYDIDLTQPAGTVDPVTKKMISGNRIKNLKVNGKLVKDSDVFTVAINNYRYNGGGGFMAAAGLSSTDPSIVTYDSAKALGDDGQVRSLMLKYIEDNKVVSPTNSNNWKIYSTPVTQVIAPPVVVVVPPVDVVPPIKKISVMTTAGSGLNFRATASASSKKLGVIKHGTVVQVIGQTGDWYKINYNGKVGYIYKAYTKVISGNVASAA; encoded by the coding sequence ATGACCGTTACTTTGTTTTCTTCTACTCTTACAATGACAGCAAAAGCAGCAACAGGCGACAAGGTATTTGACATTATTGAGATTACTGACTTTCACGGAACCCTTTTAAGTTCTGATGCATTGCCTCTACCAGTTGGTAGTGTTCTTGCAAAAAACTTAAAAGATGCAAAAGCTACAAATCCAGACAAAACAATTATAATTGGTGGAGGAGACCTATATCAAGGATCTCCAATCTCAAATGTTCTTAGAGGAGTACCAGTACAAAAGGCTTTAAGCAATATTGGTATGGAAGTAACTGCTCTTGGAAATCATGAATTTGATTGGCAATTGGATACAATAGTTAACACAACTATGAAAGATGCTAAATATTCAATTGTTGCAGCGAATCTATACAATAAAAATGTTGATGGAACTAAGGGTACTAGAAAATTCTCACCATACAAGATAATAGTTAAAGATGGCGTTAAAATTGCCTTCATTGGCGCAATCACCGCTGAAGCAAAAGACATAATAATGCCAGCATATACAGATAATTATATTTTTACTGATTCTGCAACTGAAATAAATGCTTGTGCAGCTGAAATTAAAGCAGCAAAAACTGCTGATGTAATTGTTGCTATAGTACATGCAGGAAACATATATGATGCTAGTTATAAAGATACTGGTAAAGGTGAAATATATGATATAACAAATAAATTAACAAATGTTAATGCAGTATTTGGTGGACATTCACATAGTATAGTTACAGCAACTGGTGCTAACGGTTTACCAATATACATAGCTAATTCCGCTGGAAAAGGCTATATTGATGCAAAAATGACAGTGCAAGCAGACGGAAAAGTTAGTTTTGCACCTCCAGCTTCAGCAGATTATAAAGCAATAGATACAACTGCTGTAAATGGATATAAAATAGGAAACCCAAATTCAAAACCTACAGATGCAGGCTATGTTGCTGGTACACCAGCACAAGACCCAGAAGTTAAGGCAATTGTAGATGCAGCACTCACAGAGACAGGATCTACATTTTCTGAGGTTATTGGAACTGCTGCAAATGATTTAACAAGAACTCAAGTTGGTTCTCCTTATGGTGAAAGTATACTTGGTAATTGGAGTTCAGATGTAGTTAGATCCAGCGCTAAAGCAGATATAGGTATACAAAACAACGGAGGGCTAAGAACTGATATCAAAGCTGGCCCTATTACAGTTGGAAGCATATTTTATTTTATGCCTTTTGATAATGAAATAAATACAGTTTTAGTTACAAAGGCACAACTTAAAGTTATTCTTGAACAAGCTGTAAAAGATGGCGGAAAAGGAATACAGATATCAGGAATTAAGTTTACTTATGGATCTTCTGCCGCAACTGGTTCTAGAGTATTTAATATAACAAGAGAAGATGGCACAGCAATAAGTGATACAGAAACTCTTAAATTAGCTGGACCAGACTTTATACTAACTGGTGGAGATGGTTTTGCAGGATTCACTGATGTTAATGTAAGCAAAACTATGGTAAAAACAGGAGTACTTGTTAGAGATGCATTACTTGCTAACGTAAGAGCAAATAATGGTATTAAATATGTACTAAACAAAAGACTTGAAAATTCAGTAAAGACTATTTCAGTTATAGCAACTTCCGATTTACATGGAAGCATATTAAATTATGACTATGGTACTTCAAAGGCACCTAGTACAGGACAAGGGCTTGCTAAAATCTCAACTTATGTTACAGGTGTAAGAGCAGCAAATCCTAACGTTATGTTAGTTGACAATGGGGATACTATCCAAGGAAATCCTCTTGTTTATTACTATAATATGCTTGATACAAAAACAGAGTATCCTATGATGAAGGTTATGGGAGCAATGAAATATGATACATGGACACTTGGAAATCACGAATTTAACTATGGCCTCACAACTTTAAATAGAATCATTAGCGACGCTAATAAAAACAATATCAACGTATTATCTGCTAACATTTATAAAGGTAGTACAAACTATGTTAAACCATATATTGTTAAATCATTTACAATGAATGGAAAAACAATGAAGGTTGCAATTCTTGGATTAACAACTAAAAATGTACCTGGTTGGGAAAATCCATCAAACTATGCAGGATTAAAATTTAATGACTTAGTTGATGAAGCTAAGCATTGGGTACCAATCATAAAAGCTGAAGGAGCAGATTATGTAATAGTAACTGCCCATAGCGGACTTGAAAGTGCAGCTGATACTACTGAAGAAAATCAAATTAATGCCATTGCTACAAAGGTATCTGGCATAGATGCAATAGTTGCAGGACATGTACACAATGTAGTAAATAAGACATTAGTAAACCCAGATGGCAAGAATGTTATTGTAACTGAGCCAGGCAAGTTCGGTCAAAATATATCTCAAATTGATATGAACTTTGATGCTGCTGGAAAAATGACTTTAAGAACAAGTGCTGTATCAATGAATAGCATTGTTGAAGATCCAGCTATAGTTGCAATAGCTAAACCATATCAAGATAAAACATTAGAATATACAAACACTGTAATAGGAAAATCCACAGCTATCTTTGAAGGCGCAAAACAATTAACTGAGCCTTCATCAATAATGGAACTTGTAAATAAAGTTCAGATGAAATATGCTGGAACACAGCTTTCAATAGCAGCTCCACTAAGTTTAACAGCACAAGTACCACAAGGTGATGTTAAGAGACAAGATATTATGGGTGTATACGTATATGAAAACTTCCTTTATGGGGTAAAAATGACAGGTAAACAAGTAAAGGATTGGATGGAATATACGCAGAGATACTACAAACAAATAACAAATCCAAAAGATCCAATAGTAAAAGATGCTACATTAAATATAGCAGATTATAACTTAGATCAATTGTACGGAGCCACTTATGACATTGACTTAACACAACCTGCAGGAACAGTAGATCCAGTTACTAAAAAAATGATATCTGGAAACAGAATAAAGAACCTAAAGGTTAATGGAAAATTAGTTAAGGATTCAGATGTATTTACAGTTGCGATAAACAACTACAGATACAATGGTGGTGGCGGATTTATGGCTGCTGCTGGTTTAAGTAGTACAGATCCTTCTATAGTTACCTATGACTCAGCAAAAGCACTTGGTGATGATGGACAAGTTAGAAGTTTAATGCTTAAATATATTGAAGATAATAAAGTAGTTTCTCCAACAAACTCTAACAATTGGAAAATTTATTCAACACCTGTAACTCAAGTAATAGCACCACCAGTTGTTGTAGTTGTTCCTCCAGTTGATGTAGTTCCACCTATTAAGAAAATATCTGTTATGACTACAGCTGGAAGTGGATTGAATTTCAGAGCAACAGCTTCAGCATCTTCAAAGAAACTTGGAGTTATTAAACATGGCACAGTAGTTCAGGTTATTGGACAAACTGGTGATTGGTATAAAATTAATTACAATGGCAAAGTAGGTTATATTTACAAAGCTTACACAAAAGTTATCTCTGGCAATGTGGCTTCCGCTGCCTAA
- a CDS encoding DUF5670 family protein, whose product MGFLSWIGGIVICFWVLGLIFSVGGIMIHWLLLIAAVVLIVDMILGKNRKRNITK is encoded by the coding sequence ATGGGTTTTTTAAGTTGGATAGGCGGAATTGTAATATGTTTTTGGGTCTTAGGACTTATATTTAGTGTTGGTGGCATTATGATTCATTGGCTACTTTTGATAGCTGCAGTAGTTTTAATCGTAGACATGATTTTAGGAAAAAATAGAAAAAGAAATATTACAAAATAA
- a CDS encoding AIR synthase family protein — translation MKVGKLNWDDLKQIIDNNKSVVRDDVRIRSGIGEDCSVINFGEYECVVSTDPITGADKNIGKLAVNINCNDIASCGVEPVGILVTILVPPTSTLEDIKNIMSEIDEETKKLNVEILGGHTEVTEAVNRIVVSCTAIGKGKACGAVATSGAKLGDEIVVTKLLCMEGTSIIVNDYLDRVSDVLTTKEVEVAKDYINGISVVNEGRIAGEFGVNSMHDITEGGVLGALWEVAEASNLGFKVYNSKMPISDITIKICERLNIDPLKFISSGSMLITATCGKKLVEELISKGISATVIGNITESRGILVIDEMEKDVLPPTRDELFSI, via the coding sequence ATGAAAGTTGGAAAACTAAATTGGGATGATTTAAAACAGATAATAGACAATAATAAAAGTGTTGTTCGTGATGACGTAAGAATTAGAAGTGGAATAGGGGAAGACTGTAGTGTCATAAATTTTGGAGAATATGAGTGTGTCGTTTCTACAGACCCAATAACGGGAGCGGATAAAAATATAGGTAAATTGGCAGTTAATATAAACTGTAACGACATAGCTTCTTGTGGAGTTGAGCCTGTAGGTATTTTAGTTACAATTCTTGTTCCTCCTACATCGACTCTAGAAGATATAAAAAATATTATGAGTGAAATTGATGAAGAAACAAAAAAACTGAACGTGGAAATATTAGGTGGGCACACTGAGGTTACAGAAGCTGTGAATAGAATAGTAGTCTCCTGTACAGCAATAGGTAAAGGAAAAGCATGTGGCGCCGTGGCAACTTCAGGGGCAAAGCTAGGAGATGAAATTGTTGTTACCAAACTATTGTGTATGGAAGGAACCTCAATTATAGTAAATGATTATTTAGATAGGGTATCCGATGTTTTAACCACTAAGGAAGTAGAAGTAGCAAAAGATTATATTAATGGTATTAGTGTGGTTAATGAAGGCCGTATAGCCGGAGAGTTTGGTGTTAATTCTATGCATGATATAACAGAAGGTGGAGTGCTAGGAGCCTTGTGGGAGGTTGCAGAGGCTAGTAATTTAGGCTTTAAGGTGTATAACAGTAAAATGCCAATTAGTGATATTACAATTAAAATCTGTGAAAGACTAAATATTGATCCTTTGAAATTTATATCTTCAGGGAGCATGTTAATAACTGCAACCTGTGGAAAAAAACTAGTCGAGGAATTAATTAGTAAAGGAATATCAGCTACAGTAATAGGAAATATAACTGAGTCTAGAGGTATATTAGTAATAGATGAAATGGAAAAAGACGTTTTGCCACCTACCAGAGATGAGTTATTTAGTATATAA
- the rd gene encoding rubredoxin: MDKYVCLVCNYEYDPAIGDPDGGIAPGTKFDDIPDDWVCPLCGVSKSDFAKVQ; the protein is encoded by the coding sequence ATGGATAAGTATGTTTGTTTAGTATGTAATTACGAGTATGATCCAGCGATAGGTGATCCAGATGGTGGTATAGCACCAGGTACTAAGTTTGACGATATCCCTGACGATTGGGTTTGTCCATTATGTGGAGTTTCAAAATCAGATTTTGCAAAGGTTCAATAA
- a CDS encoding lmo0937 family membrane protein, with translation MGILSWIGGIIVFFWVLGLIFSIGGLMIHWLLVIAAIAFIVDMISRRRRA, from the coding sequence ATGGGGATTTTAAGTTGGATAGGTGGAATAATAGTATTCTTTTGGGTGTTAGGGCTTATATTTAGTATAGGCGGACTTATGATCCACTGGTTACTTGTAATTGCTGCAATAGCGTTCATCGTAGATATGATTTCAAGACGAAGAAGAGCATAG
- a CDS encoding metallophosphoesterase, translating into MRIGVISDTHRNASCIEQLAGKIKELDVMIHLGDNVDDILTIEKYYKGRIINVKGNCDFSTSTPYDRVEDICGKRIFLTHGHRYNVKESLLKLSYKATETGADIVLYGHTHIGKIDFEEGVWYINPGSASEPRDGAPSFAIIDILGESIQPNLIRF; encoded by the coding sequence ATGCGTATAGGTGTTATAAGTGATACACATAGAAATGCTAGCTGTATAGAGCAGCTAGCAGGGAAAATAAAGGAATTGGACGTGATGATTCACTTAGGCGATAATGTAGATGACATATTAACTATAGAGAAGTATTATAAGGGAAGAATAATTAATGTGAAAGGAAATTGTGATTTTTCTACAAGTACGCCTTATGATAGGGTGGAAGATATTTGCGGCAAAAGGATTTTCTTAACTCATGGACATAGATATAATGTCAAAGAGAGTTTGCTAAAATTAAGCTATAAGGCTACAGAAACAGGCGCTGACATAGTTTTATATGGGCACACTCATATTGGAAAAATAGATTTTGAAGAAGGAGTATGGTATATAAATCCTGGCAGTGCCTCGGAGCCTAGAGATGGAGCTCCAAGCTTTGCTATTATAGACATTTTGGGAGAATCCATACAACCTAATTTAATAAGATTTTAG
- a CDS encoding UDP-glucose dehydrogenase family protein → MNICVIGAGYVGLITALCFGKKDNKVICVEKDLKKLKMLKNGMPTIFEEGLDELLKESLNVNSVEFTEDIPLGIRSSDIIFIAVGTPTKKNWDVDIQQVDEVISLICPYIDKYKIIVTKSTVPVGTQKYIKSKFLENHIPEEYFDVVSNPEFLREGNAINDFFYGDKIVLGCESQKAEDLMRELYEPFKIKMVFTSPETAELIKYTSNAFLSVKISFMNEIANLCNKVGADIDVIAYALGLDKRISPLFLKAGIGYGGACFPKDTKALVKISENNHCNLKIVNTAVDVNEKQRVLPVKILREHYKDLRGKTISILGLTFKPNTDDIREAPSLYIIEKLLKNKVNIKAYDPMVTKEIKNIFPNIIYCDDMYECLVDSDALIICTEWSEFYNIDLNKVIELMKESVIIDGRNILDMKNIKETNIKAYYSIGKGNIKN, encoded by the coding sequence ATGAATATATGCGTTATTGGAGCTGGTTATGTAGGACTTATAACTGCATTATGCTTTGGTAAAAAAGATAATAAAGTGATTTGTGTAGAAAAAGATTTAAAAAAATTAAAAATGCTTAAAAATGGTATGCCAACTATCTTTGAAGAGGGATTAGATGAATTATTAAAAGAATCTTTAAATGTAAATAGTGTTGAGTTTACTGAGGATATACCACTAGGAATTAGGTCTTCGGATATAATTTTTATTGCAGTTGGAACTCCAACAAAGAAAAATTGGGATGTAGACATTCAGCAAGTAGACGAAGTAATAAGTTTAATTTGTCCATATATTGATAAATATAAAATAATAGTAACTAAAAGTACTGTGCCAGTAGGTACTCAGAAATATATAAAAAGCAAGTTCCTAGAAAATCATATACCAGAAGAATATTTTGATGTGGTCTCTAATCCAGAATTCTTAAGAGAAGGCAATGCTATAAACGACTTTTTTTATGGAGATAAAATAGTTTTAGGCTGTGAATCACAAAAAGCTGAGGACTTAATGAGAGAATTATATGAGCCATTTAAAATAAAAATGGTGTTTACGAGTCCTGAAACAGCAGAGCTAATTAAATATACCTCTAATGCTTTTTTGTCTGTTAAAATCTCCTTTATGAATGAAATAGCTAATCTTTGTAATAAAGTTGGAGCAGATATCGATGTGATAGCCTATGCTTTAGGTCTAGATAAGAGAATTTCACCGTTATTTTTAAAAGCAGGTATTGGTTATGGAGGAGCTTGCTTCCCAAAGGATACAAAAGCTTTAGTTAAAATATCTGAAAATAATCACTGTAACCTTAAAATTGTAAATACTGCTGTTGATGTAAATGAAAAACAGAGAGTCTTGCCAGTGAAAATATTAAGGGAACATTATAAAGATCTCCGTGGGAAAACTATATCAATATTAGGGCTAACATTTAAACCAAATACAGATGATATTAGAGAAGCACCATCACTATATATAATTGAAAAATTATTAAAGAATAAAGTTAATATAAAAGCATATGATCCAATGGTTACAAAGGAAATAAAAAATATATTTCCAAATATAATTTATTGTGATGACATGTATGAATGCTTAGTAGATTCAGATGCATTAATAATCTGCACAGAATGGAGCGAGTTTTACAATATCGATTTAAATAAGGTAATTGAATTGATGAAGGAATCCGTAATAATTGATGGAAGAAATATATTGGACATGAAGAATATTAAAGAAACTAATATTAAAGCGTATTACTCTATAGGAAAAGGGAACATTAAAAACTAA
- a CDS encoding ferritin-like domain-containing protein, with product MLLTKTILNLLNEQISHEFNNHTIYRNIQAYFSDLDLDGWASFFGLQAEGEYSHYKHIISYLDFKNAPYEINVLPYTNYQFKDIKEILDEYYATEIVTTTKLYAIAEQAKADNDHGTIGWLYTIPVSEGGLSLIHEQIEEEDSALTLQSEFMQGVGNSDQLNQQWIRTINENLIHRLAR from the coding sequence ATGTTATTAACTAAAACAATATTAAACCTATTAAATGAGCAAATTTCTCATGAATTTAATAACCATACTATTTATCGCAACATACAAGCTTATTTCTCTGACTTAGACTTGGACGGCTGGGCATCATTTTTTGGTCTACAAGCTGAAGGAGAATACAGCCATTATAAACACATTATAAGTTACTTAGACTTTAAGAATGCTCCTTATGAGATAAATGTATTGCCCTATACAAATTATCAATTCAAAGATATTAAAGAAATACTTGATGAATATTACGCTACGGAGATAGTAACTACTACAAAACTTTATGCTATTGCAGAACAGGCAAAGGCAGACAATGATCATGGCACAATAGGTTGGTTATATACTATCCCTGTATCTGAGGGGGGCTTATCATTGATACACGAACAGATTGAAGAGGAAGATTCAGCATTAACGTTACAATCTGAGTTTATGCAGGGAGTTGGGAATAGTGATCAGTTGAATCAACAGTGGATACGAACCATAAATGAAAATCTAATTCATAGGTTGGCAAGATAA
- a CDS encoding 5-formyltetrahydrofolate cyclo-ligase, translated as MNASNQHNSIELANFDRHGGRVGYGAGFYDIFLNKMNRKVDKIALRVKSKSLTNVVFVRLYWCAQRESNPRPSDLSTQ; from the coding sequence ATGAATGCTTCAAACCAACATAATTCCATAGAACTTGCCAATTTCGACAGACATGGAGGTAGAGTGGGCTATGGTGCAGGGTTTTATGATATATTCTTAAATAAGATGAATAGAAAAGTCGATAAAATTGCATTAAGAGTCAAAAGTAAAAGCCTTACAAACGTAGTGTTTGTAAGGCTTTACTGGTGCGCCCAGCGGGAGTCGAACCCACGACCTTCAGATTTATCGACACAATAG
- a CDS encoding XTP/dITP diphosphatase, producing MKKLIVASNNDHKIKEIKEMLSQFPFEVLSLKEANLNIEVEETGSTFMDNAEIKATEIYKIANREMVLADDSGLSVESLNGDPGVFSARFAGAHGNTKANNEKLLYLLEGESEAQRKAKFICAMVLIVNEDEIIKVQGEVEGIITAEFRGEEGFGYDPLFFVKEFNKTFAQMSTGEKNSISHRGRALNKLKSELEKLI from the coding sequence ATGAAGAAATTAATAGTTGCTAGTAATAATGATCATAAAATTAAAGAGATAAAGGAAATGCTATCACAATTTCCATTTGAAGTCTTGTCGCTAAAAGAAGCCAATCTTAATATTGAAGTTGAGGAAACTGGAAGTACTTTCATGGATAATGCAGAAATAAAGGCTACTGAAATTTATAAAATAGCAAATAGAGAAATGGTGCTTGCGGATGACTCAGGTTTATCAGTGGAATCATTAAATGGTGATCCAGGGGTTTTTTCAGCTAGGTTTGCGGGTGCTCATGGAAATACTAAAGCAAATAACGAAAAATTATTATATCTTTTAGAGGGTGAAAGCGAGGCTCAAAGGAAAGCTAAATTCATTTGCGCAATGGTGCTTATAGTGAATGAAGATGAAATAATAAAGGTGCAAGGGGAGGTAGAGGGAATAATTACAGCTGAATTTAGAGGGGAAGAAGGCTTTGGATATGACCCACTATTTTTTGTTAAAGAATTCAACAAAACTTTTGCGCAGATGAGTACTGGGGAGAAAAATTCTATTAGCCATAGGGGAAGAGCACTAAATAAATTAAAAAGTGAACTTGAAAAATTAATATAG